A single genomic interval of Aureliella helgolandensis harbors:
- a CDS encoding DUF4332 domain-containing protein has translation MSPIVSILRATHCRSTHHYFAIDAIQNLATPSGQRLANILLKYHDDYLVGAKAPDKSFRDFQNHVLHVQDGYWGGATAACEEWLEKTIGYLNRRKWKKAAYACGVLSHYFTDPLMPLHTAQSEREAIVHRPMEWSICKSYDAIHAQCGPQHMEIDFQLASGEGWISKAVTAGAEIANQHYARLIEIYDLELGCQHPPDGLNHEARQILAELFGIALTGWGSVVTRIADEIEVELPESSLALTTLLASVDMPLAWIVGRVSDAAEQRAVAALFKEYSAKGTLKRHRPPEIKKVAKERAKSPARPSTGPLTSQQPAGGLQVAVDEGSRPEGASWQEAGTRARDLFETIGATHTTAAVQTAEPPLQAAPTLVSLSASRESFARPLARSEPFVVANSSTGVVAVEQPPAQTVSSPFTSAARVSAPVQASLNAASPIVDAPSIGPKTAARFERVGIATVGQFLQASHVELEQQLNTRWITQSLLAEWRDQALLVCDVPALCGYRAQLLVAADCRSVAMLRQSKAAELAQRIDLVCNSIDGQRILRGSPPPTRNDIANWILSAQDSQARAA, from the coding sequence ATGTCGCCTATCGTCTCCATACTCCGCGCCACCCATTGTCGCAGTACGCATCACTATTTTGCTATCGATGCGATTCAGAACTTGGCGACGCCCAGTGGTCAACGATTGGCCAATATTTTGTTGAAGTATCACGATGACTACTTGGTCGGCGCCAAGGCGCCAGACAAGTCGTTCCGCGACTTCCAGAATCACGTATTGCACGTCCAAGACGGATATTGGGGAGGAGCGACCGCCGCCTGTGAAGAGTGGTTGGAAAAGACCATTGGCTATCTGAATCGGCGGAAATGGAAAAAAGCCGCCTATGCCTGTGGGGTGCTCAGCCACTATTTCACCGACCCCCTCATGCCCTTGCATACCGCCCAGTCCGAGCGCGAGGCGATTGTGCATCGCCCCATGGAGTGGAGTATCTGTAAGTCCTATGATGCGATTCATGCGCAGTGTGGCCCGCAGCACATGGAGATCGATTTCCAGCTTGCCTCCGGAGAGGGGTGGATCAGCAAGGCGGTTACTGCTGGTGCCGAGATTGCCAATCAGCATTACGCGCGTTTGATTGAGATTTATGATCTTGAACTCGGTTGCCAGCACCCCCCGGACGGCTTAAATCACGAAGCTCGGCAAATCCTAGCGGAGCTGTTTGGCATCGCCCTCACCGGTTGGGGCTCGGTGGTGACCCGAATTGCCGATGAGATCGAAGTGGAATTGCCCGAGAGTTCGCTGGCATTGACAACCCTGCTAGCCAGCGTGGATATGCCGTTGGCCTGGATCGTTGGGCGAGTCTCAGATGCGGCCGAGCAACGTGCCGTGGCGGCTCTTTTCAAAGAGTATTCGGCCAAAGGAACCCTGAAGCGGCATCGCCCCCCGGAGATCAAGAAGGTGGCAAAGGAACGGGCAAAGTCTCCTGCACGTCCCTCCACCGGGCCGTTGACTTCCCAGCAGCCAGCTGGCGGTTTGCAGGTCGCGGTTGACGAGGGCAGCAGGCCGGAGGGAGCCTCTTGGCAAGAAGCGGGGACGCGTGCGCGAGACCTGTTCGAAACAATTGGAGCCACTCACACGACGGCGGCGGTTCAAACGGCCGAACCTCCACTTCAGGCCGCCCCAACGCTCGTCTCGCTGTCCGCCTCAAGAGAGTCGTTTGCAAGACCACTCGCCCGATCGGAACCCTTTGTGGTGGCTAACTCCTCCACGGGCGTGGTCGCGGTAGAGCAACCTCCCGCTCAGACTGTTTCAAGCCCGTTTACATCTGCAGCGCGAGTCTCCGCGCCGGTCCAAGCTTCCCTGAACGCTGCGTCGCCCATTGTTGATGCGCCCTCCATCGGCCCCAAAACGGCAGCCCGATTTGAGCGGGTAGGGATCGCGACCGTGGGGCAGTTTCTGCAAGCCAGCCATGTAGAACTGGAGCAGCAGCTCAACACCCGCTGGATTACTCAGTCCCTCTTGGCGGAATGGCGCGACCAAGCGCTCCTCGTGTGTGACGTTCCTGCCTTGTGTGGGTATCGAGCCCAATTGCTCGTTGCAGCCGATTGTCGCAGCGTGGCGATGCTCAGGCAAAGCAAGGCCGCGGAACTCGCTCAGCGGATCGATCTGGTGTGCAACAGCATCGATGGGCAGCGGATCCTCAGGGGAAGCCCACCGCCGACTCGAAACGATATTGCCAATTGGATTCTATCGGCTCAGGATAGCCAGGCTCGTGCGGCTTAG
- the pyrE gene encoding orotate phosphoribosyltransferase translates to MSTQYDRQRLIALIKEHALQFGDFTLASGKKAKFYLDCRKLTLHPLGANQIGAGMLDLLADELPDAIGGMAIGADPITAATITLAGQREQNLLGFIVRKEAKQHGTGRQVEGPVAAGMSVVIVEDVVTSGGSALKAVEAVREFGLKVDKILAVVDRLEGGREAIEAAGLTLQTLVTVRDLGIEAT, encoded by the coding sequence ATGTCGACTCAATATGACCGCCAACGCCTCATTGCTCTGATCAAGGAGCATGCGCTGCAGTTCGGCGATTTCACTTTGGCCAGCGGTAAGAAGGCCAAGTTCTATCTCGACTGTCGCAAGCTGACGTTGCATCCGTTGGGAGCGAATCAGATCGGCGCTGGCATGCTTGACCTGCTCGCCGACGAGCTTCCCGATGCGATCGGGGGGATGGCCATTGGAGCCGATCCGATTACTGCTGCTACCATTACGCTGGCTGGGCAGCGCGAGCAAAATCTACTTGGATTTATCGTTCGCAAGGAAGCCAAACAGCATGGAACCGGCCGTCAAGTCGAGGGGCCCGTCGCGGCGGGTATGTCGGTCGTGATCGTAGAGGATGTCGTGACCAGTGGTGGCAGCGCTCTGAAAGCCGTGGAGGCTGTACGAGAATTTGGACTCAAAGTCGATAAGATTCTCGCCGTGGTTGATCGCCTCGAAGGTGGCCGCGAAGCGATTGAAGCGGCCGGTTTGACCCTGCAAACGCTGGTCACCGTTCGCGACTTGGGTATCGAAGCAACCTAA